The Brachyhypopomus gauderio isolate BG-103 chromosome 1, BGAUD_0.2, whole genome shotgun sequence genome includes a window with the following:
- the LOC143490534 gene encoding uncharacterized protein LOC143490534, producing the protein MAMKKAVLVLWSICGLLHGSYADVFSLLVPDGSLSGRLGSSVLLPCSLSPIQNCKRCEVHWYGPNDHKNPVLLYKDLRVQENTGDVQYRNRVSLVGELEKGNVSLQLENLTLADSGEYVCFVQTLKWYDKASVSLLLKGVLVLGGLPVLSFVKAGDQVNVTCVSDGWSPKPKLTWRNQRGEELTKSINHYKTDSEGLVSVSSWVLFSSSGSDWISCSVGLSEQEMKEIRVVPLIDASGTLQPDISPRWRALVISLVIGLLVFSVIAVFTIFRWRDQKDQKDKKRSEEEARLLNGPHPHEEENGQDDDGENQMPVISTAIPPEALQKAKMFSVGPEGVKRAAPSSNDLKDVDKTAKSSNDLKDVDKTAKSSNDTEDVNKDAQLSNVSKDVNKDAQSSNDSEDVNKDAQLSNVSKDVNKDAQSSNDSEDVNKDAQLSNVSEDVNKDAQSSNDMQGADKTAKSSPDPEGADKTVKSSNDTEGADKTAKSSNDLKDVNKDAQSSNDSKYVNKDAQLSNVSKDVNKDAQSSNDSKDVNKDAQSSNDSEDVNKDAQLSNVSKDVNKDAQSSNDSKDVNKDAQSSNDSEDVNKNAQLSNVSKDVNKDAQSSNDSKDVNKDAQSSNDSEDVNKDAQLSNDSKDVNKDAQSSNDSEDVNKDAQLSNDSKDVNKDAQLSNDSEDVNKDAQLSNDSEDVNKDAQLSNDSEDVNKDAQSSNDSEDVNKDAQLSNVSKDVNKDAQSSNDSKDVNKDAQSSNDSEDVNKDAQSSNDSEDVNKDAQLSNDSEDVNKDAQLSNVSKDVNKDAQLSNDSEDVNKDAQLSNVSKDVNKDAQSSNDSEDVNKDAQLSNVSKDVNKDAQSSNDSEDVNKDAQSSNDSEDVNKDAQLSNVSKDVNKDAQSSNDSKDVNKDAQSSNDPEDVNKDAQSSSDSEDVNKDAQLSNDSEDVNKDAQSSNDSKDVNKDAQSSNDSEDVNKDLNTSL; encoded by the exons ATGGCCATGAAAAAAG CTGTGCTTGTTCTGTGGAGCATTTGTGGTCTTCTTCATGGTTCATATGCAG ATGTTTTCTCTTTGCTGGTTCCTGACGGCTCTCTATCAGGACGTCTGGGATCTTCTGTCCTCCTGCCCTGTTCTCTTTCTCCAATACAGAATTGTAAGAGATGTGAAGTACACTGGTATGGTCCGAATGATCACAAAAACCCGGTTCTGCTCTACAAGGATCTAAGGGTCCAGGAGAACACTGGAGATGTTCAGTACAGGAACAGAGTGTCTCTGGTAGGAGAACTGGAGAAGGGGAACGTCTCTCTCCAACTGGAGAACCTCACACTAGCAGACAGCGGAGAatatgtgtgttttgttcaGACCTTAAAATGGTATGACAAAGCTAGTGTGTCCTTACTACTAAAAG GTGTATTAGTATTAGGTGGCCTTCCTGTTCTCTCATTCGTCAAGGCTGGAGATCAGGTGAATGTCACCTGTGTGTCAGATGGATGGTCACCAAAGCCCAAACTCACCTGGAGAAACCAAAGAGGGGAAGAACTCACAAAAAGCATCAACCACTATAAAACAG ACTCTGAAGGGCTGGTGAGTGTGAGTTCCTGGGttcttttctcttcctctggGTCAGACTGGATCTCCTGTTCTGTGGGTTTATCTGagcaggagatgaaggagatcAGAGTGGTACCACTCATTGATGCCTCAGGAACATTACAACCAG ATATTTCTCCTAGATGGAGGGCACTGGTCATCTCACTGGTTATCGGTTTGCTGGTTTTCTCTGTAATTGCTGTTTTCACCATCTTCAGGTGGAGAG ATCAAAAGGATCAAAAAGATAAAAAAAGATCAGAAG AAGAGGCTCGTCTTCTTAATG GACCGCATCCACATGAGGAGGAGAATGGACAAGATGATGATGGAGAAAATCAAATGCCAg TTATTTCAACAGCTATACCACCAGAAGCCTTACAGAAAGCCAAAATGTTCAGTGTGGGCCCAGAGGGTGTAAAGAGAGCTGCACCATCCAGCAATGATTTAAAAGATGTAGACAAAACTGCAAAATCCAGCAATGATTTAAAAGATGTAGACAAAACTGCAAAATCCAGCAATGACACAGAAGATGTAAACAAAGATGCACAATTAAGCAATGTCTCAAAAGATGTAAACAAAGATGCACAATCCAGCAATGACTCAGAAGATGTAAACAAAGATGCACAATTAAGCAATGTCTCAAAAGATGTAAACAAAGATGCACAATCCAGCAATGACTCAGAAGATGTAAACAAAGATGCACAATTAAGCAATGTCTCAGAAGATGTAAACAAAGATGCACAATCCAGCAATGACATGCAAGGTGCAGACAAAACTGCAAAATCCAGCCCTGACCCGGAAGGTGCAGACAAAACTGTAAAATCCAGCAATGACACAGAAGGTGCAGACAAAACAGCAAAATCTAGCAATGATTTAAAAGATGTAAACAAAGATGCACAATCCAGCAATGACTCAAAATATGTAAACAAAGATGCACAATTAAGCAATGTCTCAAAAGATGTAAACAAAGATGCACAATCCAGCAATGACTCAAAAGATGTAAACAAAGATGCACAATCCAGCAATGACTCAGAAGATGTAAACAAAGATGCACAGTTAAGCAATGTCTCAAAAGATGTAAACAAAGATGCACAATCCAGCAATGACTCAAAAGATGTAAACAAAGATGCACAATCCAGCAATGACTCAGAAGATGTAAACAAAAATGCACAGTTAAGCAATGTCTCAAAAGATGTAAACAAAGATGCACAATCCAGCAATGACTCAAAAGATGTAAACAAAGATGCACAATCCAGCAATGACTCAGAAGATGTAAACAAAGATGCACAATTAAGCAATGACTCAAAAGATGTAAACAAAGATGCACAATCAAGCAATGACTCAGAAGATGTAAACAAAGATGCACAATTAAGCAATGACTCAAAAGATGTAAACAAAGATGCACAATTAAGCAATGACTCAGAAGATGTAAACAAAGATGCACAATTAAGCAATGACTCAGAAGATGTAAACAAAGATGCACAATTAAGCAATGACTCAGAAGATGTAAACAAAGATGCACAATCCAGCAATGACTCAGAAGATGTAAATAAAGATGCACAATTAAGCAATGTCTCAAAAGATGTAAACAAAGATGCACAATCCAGCAATGACTCAAAAGATGTAAACAAAGATGCACAATCCAGCAATGACTCAGAAGATGTAAACAAAGATGCACAATCCAGCAATGACTCAGAAGATGTAAACAAAGATGCACAATTAAGCAATGACTCAGAAGATGTAAACAAAGATGCACAATTAAGCAATGTCTCAAAAGATGTAAACAAAGATGCACAATTAAGCAATGACTCAGAAGATGTAAACAAAGATGCACAATTAAGCAATGTCTCAAAAGATGTAAACAAAGATGCACAATCCAGCAATGACTCAGAAGATGTAAACAAAGATGCACAATTAAGCAATGTCTCAAAAGATGTAAACAAAGATGCACAATCCAGCAATGACTCAGAAGATGTAAACAAAGATGCACAATCCAGCAATGACTCAGAAGATGTAAATAAAGATGCACAATTAAGCAATGTCTCAAAAGATGTAAACAAAGATGCACAATCCAGCAATGACTCAAAAGATGTAAACAAAGATGCACAATCCAGCAATGACCCAGAAGATGTAAACAAAGATGCACAATCCAGCAGTGACTCAGAAGATGTAAACAAAGATGCACAATTAAGCAATGACTCAGAAGATGTAAACAAAGATGCACAATCCAGCAATGACTCAAAAGATGTAAACAAAGATGCACAATCCAGCAATGACTCAGAAGATGTAAACAAAGATCTGAACACCTCCCTCTGA